A genomic window from Sporanaerobacter acetigenes DSM 13106 includes:
- a CDS encoding DNA polymerase, with protein MKTLSIDIETFSSINLQKSGVYRYAESKDFEILLFGYSVDGGEVQVADLARGEKVPKEIINALIDDSVIKWAFNSQFERVCLSRWLRLPTGTYLSPKSWHCTLVWSATLGLPLSLVGVGAVLGLEKQKLSEGKNLIKYFCIPCSPTKSNGGRTRNLPQHDLEKWELFKEYNKRDVETELAIQDKLSKFPVPDAEWQNYQLDQIINDRGIALDMDFVRQAISCDEKFKTENLEKAKELTGLENPNSPSQLKEWLFEKGVETDSLSKEVVSELLEEAEGEIHEALSIRQKLAKSSVKKYTAMENVVCSDNRARGLIQFYGANRTGRYAGRLIQVQNLPQNHLPDLKEARTLVKTGNLIALDLLYDSIPNVLSELIRTSFIPKKGSRFIVADFSAIEARVIAWLANEEWRIHVFAGGGDIYCASASQMFNVPVEKNGINGHLRQKGKIAELALGYGGSTGALKAMGAVQMGLSEEELQPLVNAWRESNPNITKLWWGVDKAVKRAIKGRTTTSTHGIQFTYQSGILFIKLPSGRQLSYVKPRIGENRFGGESVTYEGVGGTKKWERIESYGPKFVENIVQAISRDILAESMLKLETQGYEIVMHVHDEVIIEIQDEKSSVEEVCKIMSQTPSWIEGLLLNADGFESKFYKKE; from the coding sequence ATGAAAACATTGTCCATTGATATTGAGACATTTTCCAGTATTAATCTTCAAAAGTCTGGTGTTTATCGTTACGCAGAGAGCAAAGATTTTGAAATTCTACTGTTTGGATATTCGGTAGATGGAGGAGAAGTTCAGGTAGCTGATCTTGCAAGAGGAGAGAAAGTTCCAAAGGAGATAATAAATGCTCTTATTGATGATTCGGTTATTAAATGGGCTTTTAACTCACAGTTTGAAAGAGTCTGCTTATCAAGGTGGCTTAGGTTACCTACAGGAACTTATCTTTCTCCGAAATCTTGGCATTGCACTCTTGTTTGGTCAGCAACTTTAGGACTTCCATTATCCCTTGTAGGAGTAGGAGCAGTGCTTGGTCTTGAAAAGCAAAAATTATCAGAGGGGAAAAACTTAATTAAATATTTTTGTATTCCTTGCTCTCCAACAAAATCAAATGGCGGCCGTACTCGTAATCTTCCACAGCATGACTTAGAAAAATGGGAGTTATTTAAAGAATATAACAAGCGTGATGTGGAAACGGAACTCGCAATACAAGATAAGCTATCAAAATTTCCTGTGCCAGATGCTGAGTGGCAGAATTATCAGTTAGACCAGATAATTAATGACCGTGGCATTGCTCTTGATATGGATTTTGTAAGACAGGCAATTTCATGTGATGAAAAATTCAAAACAGAAAATCTTGAAAAGGCAAAGGAACTAACAGGTCTTGAAAACCCAAATTCTCCTTCACAATTAAAAGAGTGGCTTTTTGAAAAAGGGGTAGAAACAGACTCACTTTCCAAGGAAGTAGTTTCAGAGTTACTTGAAGAGGCAGAAGGGGAAATACATGAGGCACTTTCTATTAGACAGAAACTTGCAAAAAGTAGTGTAAAGAAATATACGGCAATGGAAAATGTGGTTTGTAGTGATAATAGAGCTAGGGGTTTAATTCAGTTTTATGGTGCAAATAGAACGGGCAGATATGCTGGAAGGCTTATACAGGTGCAAAATTTACCTCAAAACCATTTACCTGATTTAAAAGAGGCTCGTACTTTAGTTAAAACAGGAAATCTTATAGCTTTGGATTTACTGTATGACAGCATTCCTAATGTACTATCAGAATTAATAAGAACAAGTTTTATACCAAAGAAAGGAAGTAGGTTTATTGTAGCTGACTTTTCTGCAATTGAGGCTCGTGTTATTGCTTGGCTTGCAAATGAAGAGTGGAGAATACATGTATTTGCAGGTGGTGGAGATATTTACTGTGCTTCAGCATCACAAATGTTTAATGTTCCAGTAGAGAAAAATGGTATTAACGGACACTTAAGGCAGAAGGGTAAAATAGCAGAATTGGCTTTAGGCTATGGCGGTTCAACAGGTGCATTAAAAGCAATGGGAGCAGTTCAAATGGGACTTTCTGAAGAGGAATTACAACCATTAGTAAATGCATGGAGAGAGTCAAATCCTAATATTACAAAGTTGTGGTGGGGTGTGGATAAGGCAGTTAAAAGGGCTATAAAAGGTAGAACTACTACATCAACCCATGGCATTCAGTTTACTTACCAGAGTGGAATTCTCTTTATAAAACTACCAAGTGGTAGGCAACTTTCCTATGTAAAACCTCGTATTGGTGAGAATAGATTTGGGGGAGAATCTGTTACCTATGAAGGTGTTGGTGGAACAAAGAAATGGGAGAGAATAGAGAGTTATGGGCCCAAATTTGTAGAAAATATTGTACAAGCAATTAGTCGTGATATTTTAGCCGAATCAATGCTTAAGCTAGAGACTCAAGGATACGAAATCGTTATGCATGTCCATGATGAGGTAATAATAGAAATTCAAGATGAGAAGTCTTCAGTGGAAGAAGTATGTAAAATAATGAGCCAAACTCCATCATGGATAGAGGGATTACTTCTTAATGCTGATGGCTTTGAATCTAAGTTTTATAAAAAAGAATAA
- a CDS encoding Rha family transcriptional regulator, with amino-acid sequence MKELIPKDEYGIFADTKDTARVDSLFVAEFFEKQHKHVLRDIAKITEPKSGLSKKFTKSNFELTYYKDSTGRKLPCYAMTRDGFTILVMGYTGQKAMHFKELYIRRFNEMEEFIKSLVSARKEFPLLTENIKLLHENPKPYHFSNECDMINRIVIGMSAKQFRLANGIEKGKSIRPYLNDEQISMIETLQRVDIGLLVSVPDYEQRKRYLEWYITKMKDKDI; translated from the coding sequence ATGAAAGAATTGATACCCAAGGATGAATATGGAATCTTTGCTGACACAAAAGATACTGCAAGAGTAGATAGTTTATTTGTGGCAGAGTTCTTTGAAAAACAACATAAGCATGTTTTGCGTGATATTGCAAAAATCACTGAGCCCAAATCTGGACTTAGTAAAAAATTCACTAAGTCCAATTTTGAGCTGACCTATTACAAAGACAGTACTGGAAGAAAGCTACCTTGTTATGCCATGACTCGTGATGGCTTTACTATATTAGTTATGGGATATACAGGACAAAAAGCAATGCATTTTAAAGAATTATATATCCGAAGATTTAATGAGATGGAGGAATTCATTAAATCTTTAGTTTCTGCTCGTAAGGAGTTCCCATTATTAACAGAAAACATAAAACTACTTCACGAAAATCCGAAGCCTTATCACTTCAGCAACGAATGCGATATGATTAATCGAATTGTAATTGGAATGTCTGCAAAGCAGTTTAGGCTTGCAAACGGTATAGAAAAAGGAAAGAGCATTAGACCATATTTAAATGATGAGCAAATCAGTATGATTGAGACTTTGCAAAGGGTTGATATTGGATTATTGGTATCAGTGCCAGATTATGAACAGCGTAAACGCTATCTTGAATGGTACATTACAAAAATGAAGGACAAGGATATATAG
- a CDS encoding DUF7768 domain-containing protein: MSINKFNPEGYYDPTAYEALTNIIENEKAEKKAAFRPLVYICSPYSGDIEMNIKKARTFCRFAIEKNYIPLAPHLLFPQFMDDDDSKERELAMFMNMVLLGKCNELWVFGSTISNGMVQEIEKAKKRKQLIRYFNEKLEEVSE, from the coding sequence ATGAGTATAAATAAATTTAACCCTGAAGGTTACTATGATCCAACAGCCTATGAAGCACTTACAAATATTATTGAGAATGAGAAGGCAGAGAAAAAAGCTGCCTTCAGGCCACTTGTGTATATCTGTTCTCCCTATTCTGGAGATATTGAAATGAATATAAAAAAGGCTCGTACTTTTTGTAGATTTGCCATAGAGAAAAACTATATACCTCTTGCTCCACATCTACTTTTTCCACAGTTTATGGATGATGATGATTCTAAAGAAAGAGAACTTGCAATGTTTATGAATATGGTCTTACTTGGGAAATGCAATGAACTTTGGGTATTTGGTAGTACCATATCAAATGGGATGGTACAGGAAATTGAAAAGGCAAAGAAACGAAAACAGTTAATCAGATATTTTAATGAGAAGTTAGAGGAGGTTTCGGAATGA
- a CDS encoding phage/plasmid primase, P4 family, with protein sequence MIKFTLYTANCTGNLSNCLYPNKVVITDKESMIEAIKFDHVTAEFKDNYRSNANFIKADNLALDCDNDHSDDPKDWITSVDVATTFQGVSFVVAYSRNHMKEKGGKSPRPRFHVYFMTMAITDADEYANLKKEIASIFPYFDRNALDSARLLFGTHNAEVEFYDGNKSITEFLEEYAFENWDMEQEQVPEGKRNSTMSHYAGRIIKRFGDTDDAYELFLKKAEKCSPPLDDSELKQIWSSAVNFGKRVATQEGYIPPEDYNSDLVLKPDDFSDVGQAVVLAREYKEVLRYSPSTDYIVYNGSFWEESKPKAQAAAQELTTRQLEEAETEMEKVMAEMVKNGAIDLIVAMGEKKAKDVFNDEQMRSFNKYENAMAYRKYAIKRRDSKYITSSLKEAHPMLEIEPKDLDADGFLLNTPTATYDLRKGINSMMEPDSSHFITKQTTVDPNDIGASKWEDALDTFFLKDKDLINYVQRIVGLSAIGKVYVEALIIAYGEGRNGKSTFWNVIARVLGSYSGNISADILTVGCRRNVKPELAEAKGKRLLIAAEMEEGVRLNTSNIKQLCSTDEIYAEKKYKDPFGYTPSHTLVLYTNHLPKVGAIDKGTWRRLIVIPFEAKIEGSSDIKNYADYLYEEAGGVILTWIIEGAEKVIKDNYNIEPPKKVKDAIKTYRENNDWLAHFLDECCEIDESFIEKSGEVYEEYRAFCIRTGEFARSTTDFYTAIDSEGFERKRTKTGNIIKGLKLKSEFL encoded by the coding sequence ATGATTAAATTCACTTTATATACAGCAAATTGCACTGGTAATCTTTCAAACTGTCTATATCCCAACAAGGTGGTAATCACGGATAAGGAATCTATGATAGAAGCTATCAAGTTTGACCACGTTACAGCAGAATTTAAAGATAATTACCGTAGTAATGCTAATTTCATAAAAGCAGATAATTTAGCACTCGATTGTGACAATGACCACTCAGATGATCCAAAGGACTGGATAACCTCAGTTGATGTGGCCACTACATTTCAAGGTGTTTCATTTGTAGTTGCCTACAGTAGAAACCATATGAAAGAGAAAGGGGGTAAATCCCCTAGACCAAGATTTCATGTATATTTTATGACTATGGCAATAACAGATGCAGATGAATATGCCAATTTAAAAAAGGAAATAGCATCAATATTTCCATACTTTGATAGAAATGCCCTTGATAGTGCAAGGTTACTATTTGGAACTCATAATGCTGAAGTTGAGTTTTATGATGGGAATAAAAGCATTACAGAATTTCTAGAAGAGTATGCTTTTGAAAACTGGGATATGGAACAGGAGCAAGTACCAGAGGGAAAGAGAAATAGCACAATGTCTCATTATGCTGGAAGGATTATAAAACGCTTTGGAGATACAGATGATGCTTATGAGCTTTTTCTTAAAAAGGCAGAAAAATGCAGTCCACCACTTGATGATAGTGAATTAAAGCAGATATGGAGTAGTGCTGTTAATTTTGGAAAGAGAGTGGCAACACAGGAAGGATATATTCCACCAGAGGATTACAACTCTGATTTAGTACTAAAGCCTGATGATTTCTCGGATGTAGGACAGGCGGTTGTACTTGCAAGAGAATACAAAGAAGTCCTTAGATACTCACCATCAACAGATTATATAGTTTATAACGGTAGCTTTTGGGAAGAGTCGAAACCTAAAGCTCAAGCTGCGGCACAGGAGTTAACCACTAGGCAGCTTGAAGAAGCAGAGACAGAGATGGAAAAAGTTATGGCTGAGATGGTTAAAAACGGAGCAATAGATTTAATTGTAGCAATGGGAGAGAAAAAGGCAAAGGATGTTTTTAACGATGAACAAATGAGGTCTTTTAATAAATATGAAAATGCTATGGCTTATAGGAAGTATGCTATTAAACGAAGAGATTCTAAATATATTACTTCATCATTAAAAGAGGCACACCCAATGCTTGAAATTGAACCTAAAGATCTTGATGCAGATGGTTTTTTATTAAATACACCAACAGCCACCTATGATTTGAGAAAAGGCATAAATTCAATGATGGAGCCTGATTCTTCACATTTTATAACAAAGCAAACAACAGTAGATCCAAATGATATAGGTGCTAGTAAATGGGAAGATGCCTTAGATACATTCTTCTTAAAAGATAAAGATTTAATAAATTATGTGCAAAGAATAGTAGGGCTTTCAGCCATTGGCAAAGTTTATGTAGAAGCTTTAATTATAGCCTATGGTGAAGGAAGGAACGGTAAATCTACCTTTTGGAATGTAATAGCTAGGGTTCTAGGAAGCTACAGTGGAAATATATCGGCAGATATTCTTACTGTAGGATGTAGAAGAAATGTAAAGCCAGAACTAGCTGAAGCCAAGGGAAAGAGACTTCTTATTGCAGCTGAGATGGAAGAAGGGGTAAGGCTTAATACTTCTAATATTAAACAGCTTTGTTCCACTGATGAAATCTATGCAGAAAAGAAATATAAAGACCCTTTTGGATATACCCCAAGTCATACTTTAGTTTTATATACCAATCACCTACCTAAGGTGGGTGCGATTGATAAAGGAACTTGGAGAAGGCTTATTGTAATTCCCTTTGAAGCAAAGATAGAAGGTAGTAGCGATATTAAAAATTATGCAGACTACCTCTATGAAGAAGCGGGGGGTGTAATTCTCACTTGGATAATAGAGGGTGCGGAAAAGGTAATAAAAGACAATTATAATATTGAACCACCTAAAAAGGTGAAGGATGCAATAAAGACCTATAGGGAAAACAATGACTGGCTAGCCCATTTTCTAGATGAGTGCTGTGAAATAGATGAAAGCTTTATAGAAAAATCGGGAGAGGTTTATGAAGAATATCGTGCGTTTTGTATCAGAACTGGAGAATTTGCTCGAAGTACAACTGATTTTTATACAGCTATAGACTCAGAAGGCTTTGAAAGGAAAAGGACAAAGACAGGAAATATAATTAAGGGTTTAAAACTAAAGTCAGAATTCCTGTAA
- a CDS encoding VRR-NUC domain-containing protein, whose translation MQEKQIEQKLIKEVKKMGGISPKFVSPGFDGVPDRLVLLPDGRLAFVELKAPGKALRPLQLKRKKQLEGLGFKVYVIDDVIQIGGILDEIQSS comes from the coding sequence ATGCAGGAAAAACAAATAGAACAGAAATTGATAAAGGAAGTAAAAAAGATGGGAGGTATTTCTCCGAAGTTTGTATCTCCTGGATTTGATGGGGTACCAGACAGATTAGTTCTTTTACCTGACGGAAGATTGGCATTTGTAGAACTAAAAGCACCAGGTAAAGCTTTAAGACCACTCCAATTAAAAAGAAAAAAGCAGCTAGAGGGTTTAGGTTTTAAGGTTTATGTAATAGATGATGTCATTCAGATTGGAGGGATTCTAGATGAAATACAATCCTCATGA
- a CDS encoding SNF2-related protein, with amino-acid sequence MKYNPHDYQSYATKFILDNPISAVLLDMGLGKSVITLNAIFDLCLDSFEISKVLVIAPLRVARDTWPLEIKKWDHLKGLTYSVAIGNERQRKMALMEKSNIYLINRENVDWLINESGMPFDYDMVVIDELSSFKSHQTKRFKSLLKVRPKVKRIVGLTGTPSSNGLMDLWAEFRLLDMGERLGRFITHYRNNFFEPDKRNVQMIFSYKPKAGAEDEIYRLISDITISMKSTDYLKMPECIINEVPVILSEKDQKAYNSLKKDLVLSLEGEEIDAVNAAALSNKLCQMANGAVYGEDRKVLEVHDKKLDALEDLIEAANGKPVLVVYWFKHDLERIKKRFSIREIKSTIDIKDWNNGEVPVAVIHPASAGHGLNLQAGGSTLIWFGLTWSLELYQQTNARLWRQGQKETVVINHIIAKGTIDEDVMKALNKKEVSQEALLEAVKARIE; translated from the coding sequence ATGAAATACAATCCTCATGACTATCAAAGCTATGCTACTAAATTCATATTGGATAATCCAATTTCAGCAGTACTGCTAGATATGGGTTTAGGTAAGAGTGTTATAACTCTTAATGCCATATTTGACCTTTGCCTTGATAGTTTTGAGATTTCAAAGGTTTTAGTTATTGCACCTTTAAGGGTTGCGAGAGATACATGGCCTTTAGAAATAAAAAAGTGGGATCACCTTAAAGGACTTACTTACTCTGTAGCTATAGGTAATGAAAGGCAAAGGAAAATGGCCCTTATGGAGAAATCAAATATCTATCTTATAAATCGTGAAAATGTGGATTGGCTAATAAATGAAAGTGGTATGCCATTTGACTATGACATGGTTGTAATCGATGAATTATCATCCTTTAAATCTCATCAAACAAAGAGATTTAAAAGCCTATTAAAAGTAAGGCCCAAAGTAAAACGTATTGTTGGGCTAACAGGAACTCCAAGTAGTAATGGCTTAATGGATCTATGGGCAGAGTTTAGACTTCTTGATATGGGTGAAAGGCTAGGAAGATTTATTACACATTATAGAAATAATTTCTTTGAACCTGATAAACGGAACGTGCAGATGATATTTAGTTATAAGCCAAAGGCTGGTGCTGAGGATGAAATTTATCGTCTTATTTCAGATATTACTATTTCTATGAAAAGCACTGATTATTTAAAAATGCCAGAATGCATTATAAATGAAGTTCCTGTGATACTTTCTGAAAAAGACCAAAAAGCTTATAACAGTTTAAAAAAAGATTTAGTTTTATCTCTTGAAGGTGAGGAAATTGATGCTGTAAACGCAGCGGCCCTATCAAACAAACTTTGTCAAATGGCAAATGGGGCAGTCTATGGTGAAGATAGAAAGGTGTTAGAGGTGCATGATAAAAAACTAGATGCCCTTGAAGATTTAATTGAAGCCGCTAATGGAAAACCAGTACTTGTGGTTTATTGGTTTAAGCATGATTTAGAAAGGATTAAGAAGCGTTTTAGTATTCGTGAAATAAAAAGTACTATAGATATTAAAGATTGGAATAATGGTGAAGTTCCGGTAGCCGTAATTCATCCAGCATCTGCAGGGCATGGACTTAATCTTCAGGCTGGCGGTTCAACTTTAATATGGTTTGGGCTTACTTGGAGTTTAGAACTTTATCAACAAACCAATGCAAGACTATGGAGACAAGGACAAAAAGAAACTGTTGTTATTAACCATATTATTGCCAAAGGAACTATTGACGAAGATGTGATGAAGGCACTAAATAAAAAGGAAGTAAGTCAAGAAGCGTTACTAGAAGCCGTGAAAGCTAGAATAGAATAA
- a CDS encoding DUF1492 domain-containing protein codes for MNAKEYLSQAMWLDKMIDNKIRHKESLEALAERVSVDFSREKVSGGTGSTTPMEDAVVKLIDLSYEINDDIDKLVDLKREILETISLVEDYRYRSVLEMRYINGLKWDDIVKYSGYDRRYLLKLHGKALIEIEKIIKEDTKRH; via the coding sequence ATGAATGCTAAGGAATATTTATCTCAAGCTATGTGGCTTGATAAGATGATAGATAATAAAATAAGACATAAGGAAAGTTTGGAAGCATTGGCTGAAAGAGTCTCCGTAGATTTTTCAAGGGAGAAAGTATCTGGTGGAACTGGCAGTACAACTCCTATGGAAGATGCTGTAGTTAAGTTAATAGATTTAAGTTACGAGATAAATGATGATATAGATAAACTAGTGGATTTAAAAAGAGAAATACTAGAAACTATAAGCCTTGTAGAAGATTATAGATATAGATCAGTTCTTGAAATGAGATATATTAATGGACTAAAATGGGATGATATAGTAAAATACTCAGGCTATGATAGAAGATATCTTTTAAAATTACATGGAAAAGCTTTAATAGAAATAGAGAAGATTATAAAAGAGGACACTAAAAGACACTAG
- a CDS encoding HNH endonuclease, producing the protein MPRKPKYPCRYPGCPELTEGRYCKAHQKEMDREYNSNRPYKKLYNSSRWQGLRRYVLNKQPLCVECLKAGVVTPATVVDHIEPHKGNVDLFWDENNLQSLCKSCHDRKTAKEDGRWKRKVYTYGP; encoded by the coding sequence ATGCCAAGAAAACCAAAGTACCCATGCAGGTATCCAGGATGTCCAGAACTAACAGAAGGAAGATACTGCAAGGCACATCAAAAAGAAATGGATAGAGAATACAATAGCAATAGACCATATAAGAAACTATACAACAGCAGTAGATGGCAAGGGCTAAGAAGATATGTCTTAAACAAACAACCTCTCTGTGTAGAGTGTTTGAAGGCTGGAGTAGTTACACCAGCAACAGTTGTAGACCATATAGAACCTCATAAAGGTAATGTAGACTTGTTTTGGGATGAGAATAACCTACAATCTTTGTGTAAGTCCTGCCATGATAGAAAGACTGCAAAGGAAGATGGTAGATGGAAAAGAAAAGTTTATACCTATGGCCCCTAG
- a CDS encoding site-specific DNA-methyltransferase produces MKTTEELKLINIDELIPYANNARTHSKDQINKLRSSLREFGFINPILIDKDYNIIAGHGRVMAAREEGIKEVPCVLVEHLTEAQKKAYILADNRLAMDAGWDDEMLVLELENLKEMDFDMDLTGFEAAEIDELFSNVHDKDVEDDDFDVDAALEEDTISKQGDIWLLGRHRLICGDSTKAETYEKLMDGKKANLCVTDPPYNVNYTAGSENERTIKNDNMEDKKFYEFLLTAFKNVLDALDDGAAAYVFHADTEGLNFRKAFKDAGFHLANVCIWAKQSLVLGRSDYQWQHEPILYGWKPTGKHRWYSDRKQTTIWNFDRPTKSELHPTMKPVPLVAYPIQNSSMSNCIVLEPFAGSGSTLIACEQTGRICYAVELDEKYADVIVKRYIEYVGSDEEVFLIRDGEKVKYKDMI; encoded by the coding sequence TTGAAAACAACAGAAGAATTAAAATTAATTAATATAGATGAGTTGATACCTTATGCTAACAATGCTAGGACTCATAGCAAAGACCAAATTAATAAATTGAGAAGTAGCCTTAGAGAATTTGGTTTTATAAATCCCATACTTATAGATAAGGACTATAACATAATAGCTGGCCATGGTAGAGTAATGGCAGCAAGGGAAGAAGGAATAAAAGAAGTACCTTGTGTGTTAGTGGAACATTTAACAGAGGCCCAGAAGAAAGCATACATTTTAGCTGATAATAGACTGGCCATGGATGCAGGGTGGGATGATGAGATGTTAGTTTTGGAATTAGAAAACTTAAAAGAAATGGACTTTGATATGGACCTCACAGGTTTTGAAGCTGCAGAGATAGATGAACTTTTTAGTAATGTACATGATAAAGATGTGGAGGATGATGATTTTGATGTAGATGCAGCTTTAGAGGAAGATACTATTTCAAAACAAGGTGATATTTGGCTTCTTGGAAGACATCGATTAATTTGTGGAGATAGTACCAAAGCAGAAACTTATGAGAAGTTGATGGATGGAAAGAAAGCTAATTTATGTGTTACCGACCCACCATATAATGTAAATTACACTGCTGGAAGTGAAAATGAGAGAACAATTAAGAATGATAATATGGAGGATAAAAAATTCTATGAGTTCCTTCTAACGGCATTTAAAAATGTGCTTGATGCTTTAGATGATGGTGCTGCAGCATATGTATTTCATGCAGACACAGAAGGGCTAAACTTTAGAAAGGCTTTCAAGGATGCAGGATTTCATCTTGCTAATGTTTGCATTTGGGCCAAGCAATCACTGGTATTAGGCCGCTCTGATTACCAATGGCAACACGAGCCTATTCTCTATGGTTGGAAACCTACGGGAAAGCATAGATGGTATTCAGATAGAAAACAAACAACTATCTGGAATTTTGATAGGCCCACAAAATCAGAACTTCATCCAACTATGAAGCCAGTACCTTTAGTAGCCTACCCAATTCAAAATAGCAGTATGAGTAACTGTATTGTATTAGAGCCTTTTGCAGGTAGCGGTTCTACTTTAATTGCATGTGAGCAGACGGGAAGGATTTGTTATGCTGTGGAGCTAGATGAAAAATATGCAGATGTTATTGTGAAAAGATACATTGAGTATGTCGGCTCTGATGAGGAAGTTTTTCTAATAAGAGATGGAGAAAAAGTTAAATATAAGGATATGATATAA
- a CDS encoding virulence-related protein: protein MDRKDIVKAISEHFGVESKYLGAPSFAYEIKTPQETYIINREGKIMTSAGEEVDLENLLTGPEAEDEITSYELGIPMEGHTGRTLRNLVNMIYSKQPLIKKALGLEENIVEDDFVTKINELCIDSLESFKEALEDIDEGSHFGIDFDFQEETITFKYLENEAAIKLFALINKNAKVQKYASTKVKPTDNEKYTFRTWLLRLGMIGDEYKETRKELLKNLSGNGAFRKPEKEDSSHEA from the coding sequence ATGGATAGAAAGGATATTGTAAAAGCAATAAGTGAGCATTTTGGAGTAGAGTCAAAATATTTAGGAGCACCCAGCTTTGCTTATGAGATAAAAACTCCACAAGAAACTTATATTATTAACAGGGAGGGAAAGATTATGACATCTGCTGGAGAAGAGGTAGATCTAGAAAACTTGCTAACTGGTCCTGAAGCAGAAGATGAAATTACTAGCTACGAATTAGGAATACCTATGGAAGGGCATACTGGCAGAACCTTAAGAAATTTAGTGAACATGATTTATAGTAAACAGCCTTTAATTAAAAAGGCATTAGGGTTAGAAGAAAATATAGTAGAGGATGATTTTGTAACCAAAATAAATGAACTATGTATTGATAGCTTAGAAAGTTTCAAAGAAGCATTAGAAGACATTGATGAAGGAAGCCACTTTGGAATTGATTTTGATTTTCAGGAAGAAACTATTACATTTAAATATTTAGAAAATGAAGCAGCCATTAAGCTCTTTGCTTTAATTAATAAAAATGCAAAGGTCCAAAAATATGCTTCAACTAAAGTGAAACCTACTGACAATGAAAAATACACATTTAGAACTTGGCTACTTCGTCTCGGGATGATTGGTGATGAATATAAAGAAACTAGGAAAGAACTTCTTAAAAACCTTTCAGGAAATGGAGCTTTTAGAAAACCTGAAAAGGAGGACTCTAGTCATGAAGCCTAA
- a CDS encoding amidoligase family protein, which produces MADKEFLKTNFGIEIELTGITRERAAKIVAEHLQGNIKKQYDYYDSYKITAPDGRAWKVMFDGSIYTQKKVNGQKVAAGREYSVELVSPILNYEEDIKTLQEIIRKLRKEGAFSERQNCTGIHIHLDGTDHTPRSIRNFINIIYARNDLLYDSLQIERERMRYCKKMDADLVERMNKKKPTTFKEIEDIWYQGYGSSRDRHYHESRYHFLNLHSFFNGVGTVELRGFNGNLHAGKIRSYIVLALAMNYQALTQKSASTKKPQIENPKFAMRTWLNRMGLIGEEFKNCREHLTKHLDGSAAWRFQRAA; this is translated from the coding sequence ATGGCAGATAAGGAATTTTTAAAAACAAACTTTGGCATTGAGATAGAACTTACAGGAATCACAAGAGAAAGGGCAGCAAAAATTGTGGCGGAGCATTTACAGGGAAATATTAAAAAACAATATGATTACTACGATAGCTACAAGATAACCGCACCAGATGGAAGGGCATGGAAAGTAATGTTTGACGGAAGCATTTACACCCAAAAGAAAGTAAACGGGCAAAAGGTAGCAGCAGGAAGAGAATACAGCGTAGAGCTAGTAAGCCCAATTCTTAACTACGAAGAAGACATTAAAACCTTGCAGGAGATAATAAGAAAACTTAGAAAGGAAGGGGCCTTTTCCGAAAGGCAAAATTGCACAGGCATTCACATTCACCTAGATGGCACCGACCATACACCAAGAAGCATTAGAAACTTTATAAACATCATCTACGCTAGAAACGACCTACTTTACGATAGCCTACAAATTGAAAGAGAAAGGATGCGTTACTGCAAGAAGATGGATGCAGACCTAGTAGAAAGAATGAATAAGAAAAAGCCTACAACCTTCAAAGAAATCGAGGACATTTGGTACCAAGGCTACGGCTCCAGTAGGGATAGACATTACCATGAAAGTAGGTACCATTTCCTAAACCTTCACAGCTTCTTCAACGGAGTAGGAACCGTAGAACTTAGAGGATTTAATGGAAACCTTCATGCAGGAAAGATTAGAAGCTACATTGTTTTGGCCCTAGCCATGAACTACCAAGCCTTAACCCAAAAGAGTGCCAGCACCAAGAAGCCACAAATTGAAAATCCAAAGTTTGCAATGAGAACTTGGCTAAATCGAATGGGGCTTATTGGGGAAGAATTCAAAAACTGCAGAGAGCACTTAACAAAGCACCTAGATGGAAGTGCAGCATGGAGATTTCAAAGAGCCGCATAG